Proteins from one Malania oleifera isolate guangnan ecotype guangnan chromosome 4, ASM2987363v1, whole genome shotgun sequence genomic window:
- the LOC131152613 gene encoding calcium-binding protein KIC-like, with amino-acid sequence MAGAASKVVFEDYFPAMVEKMGAEGFMKELCKGFRLLMDGDKEVITFESLKRNSAVLGMEGTTEDQLRCMLREGDLDGDGALSQMEFCILMLRLSPGLMDGSRKWLEEALSSA; translated from the coding sequence ATGGCGGGAGCGGCGAGCAAGGTGGTGTTCGAGGATTATTTTCCGGCGATGGTGGAGAAGATGGGGGCGGAGGGGTTCATGAAGGAGCTGTGCAAGGGGTTTCGCCTGCTGATGGACGGCGACAAGGAGGTGATCACCTTCGAGAGCCTGAAGCGTAACTCGGCGGTGCTGGGGATGGAGGGCACCACCGAGGACCAGCTCCGGTGCATGCTCCGGGAAGGCGACCTGGACGGCGACGGCGCTCTCTCCCAGATGGAGTTCTGCATTCTCATGCTCCGGCTGAGCCCCGGGTTGATGGACGGCTCCAGGAAGTGGTTGGAAGAAGCTCTCTCCAGTGCTTAA